The nucleotide sequence AATCTTAATAAATGACGTCTGCGTTCCTCTTCTTCGTAATCTTCAAATACAGTCCGTGAATGAAGTACGGTGTAATTGTTGACGAATTGCATATCACCCGGTTCCATCATCATATCAATCTGCAAGTTTCCATCATGAAGGAGGGAATCCATTACATCAAATGCTTCAACCTCCATTTTTGACAGTTTGATACCTGTTTTCTCTTGTGCAGATTCAACATAATAACGCATAAATCTACAGCTCAATTTACCATCGTAATAACTAAAGATCGGTGATGAAAATACGGGAGATTCACCTTGTGCTTGTTCCCCGCGAAGATCATGGAAGAGTGGGCGATAGAGGATTCCAAGATACTCTGGGTACTTCTCCAGTATTTCATTATAAAGAGCCATTGCACTCGCCAGACTGCTTAAACCGCCAGATTTCGCTTTGCGAAGACAGAGTAACCCGACTACGTCCGTTAAATCTGTGTGATAAGGAAGATGTACATTCGTTTGGTAAGCACGTACACTTGTATTGGAAAAGTCGAGACCTCTGTCTTTGATATGTCCCAAGAGGTCGCCTTTTGCGTTTTGCGTTACCGGAATGCCCAAATTAAGCCCGAGACCGTAGTAAATAATGCTCGCTTCTTCATCTGTATACCTTTCCATCGGCAATCCACGAATTAATAGAAACCCTTTCCCATTCTCCAGTTCGTCAATAAAGTAAGCGATTTCATCAGCGAGATCAGGAATCGGGAAATCCTCCTTGTTAATATCAGGTACTTGTAAACCCTTTTGCTTCACTTGAAATAAAGCGTTTTCAAGAGATGCGATCATTTTGTCGGACATATAATAAATCCATGAATCATCTTTCGTGAGATCACTCCCTTTCCAAGCTACTGAACCTTGAACTTTTTCCTTTAGAATGGATCCCATAAAAATTCCTCCTCAAATAATATGGCTGGTTTTACCTTCAGTTAGTTCTCTTAATTCTCTGCGTAAAATTTTCCCTGCTGAGTTTTTCGGTAACTCCTTTAAAAATTCTACATATTCGGGAAGTTTGTACTTCACCAGCTTTTCCTGACAGAATCGAATCATGTCATCCTTAGTGATCTGTTCATCCGAGACGACGACATAAGCTTTTATGCTTTCACCGTATTCTGCATCTGGTACTCCGATCACGGCCGCCTCTAAAATTGCAGGATGTTCATAAAGGACTTCCTCTACTTCACGGGGATATACATTGTAACCGCCAACGATAATCATGTCTTTCTTGCGATCAACTATGTAGATGTATCCTTCTTCATCCATTCTGGCTAAATCACCCGTGTAAAACCAGCCATCCTTTAAAACAGCTGATGTAGCTTCCGGCATGCTCAAGTATCCCTTCATGACATTTGGGCCTTGGACAACTAATTCTCCGACTTCTCCTTTCGCCAATTCTTTTC is from Brevibacillus brevis and encodes:
- a CDS encoding TauD/TfdA family dioxygenase, encoding MGSILKEKVQGSVAWKGSDLTKDDSWIYYMSDKMIASLENALFQVKQKGLQVPDINKEDFPIPDLADEIAYFIDELENGKGFLLIRGLPMERYTDEEASIIYYGLGLNLGIPVTQNAKGDLLGHIKDRGLDFSNTSVRAYQTNVHLPYHTDLTDVVGLLCLRKAKSGGLSSLASAMALYNEILEKYPEYLGILYRPLFHDLRGEQAQGESPVFSSPIFSYYDGKLSCRFMRYYVESAQEKTGIKLSKMEVEAFDVMDSLLHDGNLQIDMMMEPGDMQFVNNYTVLHSRTVFEDYEEEERRRHLLRLWLMMPNGREVAPEFDVFSGGIPVREKTARR